DNA from Terriglobales bacterium:
GGCCTAGTTCGTGGATTACCGTGAGGCGGACTTCCTTTCGGATCTCGTCTTGGTTGGAGCAGACGGCCTCGATGTTCTTCTGATAGAGCACGATGTGGCCGGGACCCGCAGGCAGGTCAAACACGCTTTTCTCAGTTGTGGGTACACCGTCGAAGACACCGAGCACCAAATCCTCAGCATCGTCTGAATCTACGGTCCCTGCATTCGGCGAGCCTCGGCGGGGCCGCTGTTCGGGAGGCAGGTCCTCCACCAGGACGGCGACGTTGTGAATCCGCTTGCGGAACCTCGCAGGCAGTGAATCCAGCGCCTCCTCCACCAGTTTGACGAACTTTTCTCGCTTCATCTTTCGTTCTTGCGTTCCTCGACCGGACGGCGGGCCGATACGCCAGTTTCATATTAGCCCGGATCTGCTCCGGGTCCAGGG
Protein-coding regions in this window:
- a CDS encoding metallopeptidase family protein codes for the protein MKREKFVKLVEEALDSLPARFRKRIHNVAVLVEDLPPEQRPRRGSPNAGTVDSDDAEDLVLGVFDGVPTTEKSVFDLPAGPGHIVLYQKNIEAVCSNQDEIRKEVRLTVIHELGHYFGMTEAQLEDV